A portion of the Ignavibacteriota bacterium genome contains these proteins:
- a CDS encoding c-type cytochrome, with amino-acid sequence MSLRNIAIMPLLSALVCLAACGNSGEQPRTEAAEVPKPPVYGKIQNVELASVVDAPLAKKGEKIFKVICTACHKYDQRYVGPAIGSVFNRRTPEYIMNMILDTEVMLQKDDTARCLLQTYLVKMPNAQVNETDARSVLEHLRDIAPQYK; translated from the coding sequence ATGTCACTCCGAAACATCGCAATAATGCCTCTTCTCTCCGCGCTCGTATGTCTCGCCGCCTGCGGGAATTCCGGCGAGCAGCCCAGAACCGAGGCGGCGGAAGTTCCGAAGCCGCCCGTGTACGGGAAGATTCAGAACGTGGAACTGGCGAGTGTCGTCGACGCGCCGCTCGCGAAGAAGGGGGAGAAGATCTTCAAGGTCATCTGCACCGCCTGTCACAAATACGATCAGCGATATGTCGGTCCCGCCATCGGCAGCGTGTTCAACCGCCGCACACCCGAGTACATCATGAACATGATACTCGACACGGAAGTGATGCTGCAGAAGGACGACACCGCGCGCTGCCTGCTTCAGACCTACCTGGTGAAAATGCCCAACGCCCAGGTCAATGAGACCGACGCCCGCTCGGTGCTCGAGCACCTCCGCGACATCGCGCCGCAGTACAAATAA
- the nosZ gene encoding Sec-dependent nitrous-oxide reductase produces MLALAVAAGALFYGCQGNKESGAAGDAASRVYVAPGSYDEFYAFMSGGFSGQLSVYGLPSGRLFRVIPVFSQDPEKGWGYTEETIPMLNTSHGFIPWDDAHHPEFSMTDGVPDGRWIFINGNNTPRIARIDLATFRTAEILEIPNSGGNHSSPFTTENTEYVVAGTRFSVPMFDNQDVPIDSYKQNFKGTVSFIKVDQASGHMKLAFQILMPGFDYDLAHAGKGPSHDWMFFSSYNSEQANTMLEAEASQNDKDFIAAVNWKKAEEYVAQGKARPVPARYAHNVYDESRHLATSDMLESVLMLDPKDCPGLVYLLPTPKSPHGCDVDPSGELIVGGGKLATVIPVFSFSKMTAAIEAQKFDGNVAGIPIVNYAAALAGEVQKPGLGPLHTEFDGKGFAYTSMFVSSEIVKWSLKDFTVVDRVPSYYSIGHLMIPGGDSKKPWGKYVVALNKITKDRYLPTGPELTQSAQLYDISGDKMVLLSDFPTIGEPHYAQAIPADVLREKSVKTFPIMESKHPHVTLGEGETRVERKGGEVHVYMTAIRSHFKPDNIEGVKVGDVVYFHVTNLEQDWDIPHGFAIKGAANSEMLLMPGETQTLKWKPLTAGVYPMYCSDFCSALHQEMQGYVRVSAPGSTVPLSSNGLKK; encoded by the coding sequence ATGCTGGCGCTCGCCGTCGCGGCGGGAGCCCTGTTCTACGGATGCCAGGGCAACAAGGAGAGCGGCGCCGCGGGTGATGCCGCATCGCGCGTGTACGTCGCCCCCGGCTCCTACGACGAATTCTACGCCTTTATGTCAGGAGGATTCAGCGGCCAGCTCAGCGTGTACGGTCTGCCGAGCGGACGGCTTTTCCGCGTGATTCCCGTCTTCTCGCAGGACCCGGAGAAGGGATGGGGGTACACCGAGGAGACCATTCCGATGCTCAACACCTCGCACGGCTTCATCCCGTGGGACGACGCGCATCATCCCGAATTCTCCATGACCGACGGCGTGCCCGACGGCCGCTGGATCTTTATCAACGGCAACAACACGCCGCGTATCGCGCGTATCGACCTCGCGACGTTCCGCACCGCTGAAATCCTCGAGATCCCCAACTCGGGCGGCAATCACTCATCACCTTTCACGACCGAAAACACCGAGTACGTCGTGGCGGGCACGCGTTTCAGCGTGCCGATGTTCGACAACCAGGATGTGCCCATCGACAGCTACAAGCAAAACTTCAAGGGCACGGTGAGTTTTATCAAGGTCGATCAGGCGAGCGGCCACATGAAACTCGCGTTCCAGATTCTCATGCCCGGTTTCGATTACGACCTCGCCCACGCGGGCAAGGGACCATCGCACGACTGGATGTTCTTCTCGTCCTACAACAGCGAGCAGGCCAACACCATGCTCGAGGCCGAGGCCAGCCAGAACGACAAGGACTTCATCGCGGCGGTGAACTGGAAAAAAGCCGAGGAGTACGTGGCGCAGGGCAAGGCGCGTCCGGTGCCCGCGCGCTACGCGCACAACGTGTACGACGAGAGCAGGCACTTGGCCACGTCGGACATGCTCGAGTCGGTCCTGATGCTCGATCCCAAGGATTGTCCCGGCCTCGTGTATCTGCTTCCGACTCCCAAATCGCCGCACGGCTGCGACGTCGATCCTTCGGGTGAACTGATTGTAGGCGGCGGAAAACTCGCCACCGTGATTCCGGTCTTTTCCTTCTCCAAGATGACCGCGGCCATCGAAGCGCAGAAGTTCGACGGCAATGTCGCGGGCATTCCCATCGTGAATTACGCGGCCGCGCTTGCGGGCGAGGTGCAGAAGCCGGGTCTCGGCCCGCTGCACACTGAGTTCGACGGCAAGGGCTTCGCGTACACCTCCATGTTTGTCTCGAGCGAAATCGTGAAATGGAGTCTCAAGGATTTCACCGTCGTCGACCGCGTGCCGAGCTATTATTCGATCGGCCATCTCATGATTCCTGGCGGCGACTCGAAGAAACCCTGGGGCAAGTATGTCGTGGCCCTGAACAAGATCACCAAGGACCGCTACCTCCCGACCGGGCCCGAACTCACGCAGAGCGCGCAGCTCTACGACATTTCCGGCGACAAGATGGTGCTGCTCAGCGATTTCCCGACCATCGGCGAACCGCATTACGCACAGGCCATTCCCGCTGATGTCCTTCGCGAGAAATCGGTCAAGACCTTCCCGATCATGGAGAGCAAACATCCGCATGTGACGCTTGGCGAGGGCGAGACACGTGTAGAACGCAAGGGCGGCGAGGTGCACGTGTATATGACCGCGATACGGTCGCACTTCAAACCCGACAATATCGAGGGTGTGAAGGTGGGCGACGTGGTGTACTTCCATGTGACGAACCTCGAACAGGATTGGGACATCCCCCACGGTTTCGCCATCAAGGGCGCAGCCAACTCCGAAATGCTCCTGATGCCGGGCGAGACACAGACGCTCAAGTGGAAGCCGCTCACCGCGGGAGTGTATCCGATGTACTGTTCCGACTTCTGCTCGGCGCTGCATCAGGAAATGCAGGGCTACGTGCGCGTCTCCGCGCCGGGATCCACGGTGCCGCTCAGTTCGAACGGCC